The DNA window TCGGCCACGTCATCCACTTTGATCCCCATCCCGAAGTCATAATGCGCCAGCGCGAGGCTCTGCCCGTGGTCTGCCAGTTTGCGCAGCATTGGTTCGGCTTCGCCTTGCAGGAAGTCCTTCTCCGGCGGTACGCAGGATGGATGGCATTGCAGCACCCGATCCATCACCCAGATGCGGCGACCTGGCAGGATCTCGCGCAGGTGATCATATGTGCGGCCATTGCCCAGCCCCATGTCCAGCACATCGCCGTCCAGTTCAGCAATCGTTTCGGCTGCCCAGTTCAGCCCATCCCTCTGGGCGGTGAAGCGGCGCAGCATCGAATCCAGTCGGCTCATCAGGTGGGGTCCTCTTGCAGGGTTTCGGCCATGGTCCAGACGCGGGTGGGGCCGTCCATCAGGCGGAGCAGCACCTCGTGGCTGAACCGCCAGATGTCTTCATCATGAACCAGATGGTGGGTCAACAGCCCATAGGGTTCGGTATTGTCCGCATGCCCTTTGCGACGGTCCTGCAGGTGTTGAACCAATAGCGCAACGAGCTGTTCGGGGGGCCGCAGACTGCGGGTGCCCCGCCAATCTATAGGGTCCAGGTGGGTGTTGATTTCCCACATCCCGGCTGCGGCCAAGGTGGTCTTGCGCGGTGTGGCGGTCGAGAGCACGCGAAACCCAAGCGCAGGCATCTTTGCAACCACGGCCTTGTCGATCCGGTTCCACGGCGGCACAAACATCGGTTGTAGACTTGCCCCAAACAGCTCTTGCAGACGGGCGAAACCTCGGCCTGCTTCTTCTACCATCTCATTGAGAGGGCGGTGCGCGCGAAACTCGGCCTTCTTTTCGGAAACAGGTGCGTGGTTCGCATGTGCCCAGCCGTGCACCACGGGGATCAATTGGGCGTCCGGGTCCATGCGTGCAGCCAGCCCTTCGGTGGCATGAGCCGGGATCACCGCCAAGTGCACGGGAATACCGACGTCAGCCGAAATTTCACTGAGCTGATCCAGCGCCGCAGTCGGCTCAACCGCATCGTCATCGCGCCACCAAAGCGGCAGGGAAAGGCCCGTGGCCCGCCAAAGGGCAAGTTCCCTGTCCAACACTGACCAATCCGCTATCACCTGCGAGCCCCCTGTTGTGACACAACGCTTCTCACGGTTTCGGCAGCCCCATCAAAATCCGCCGCTTGAACGGTGCGGGGTCCTGCAGCCAGAACTTTTTCAACCGCCTGCGCCAACTGCATACTGTTTAGATTTGCACTGCATAGCACGTGAATTCCGGGCAGTGCTTCCAGGCTCTTTGCCCGTAGCGTCTGTTCAACTTCCTGCCCATCATCAAACGGGATCAGAACCGCAGGTGTGCCCGCTTGCAACAGGTCCAGAGCGGTGTTGTAGCCGCACATGCTGACCGAGGCAGCGGCGTGATGCAGCATGTGCCGAAAATCGGGGCGGGCGGGTTCCAGCGTGATGTTCTCTGTTGGCGCGCCTTGCATCAATTCTGCAATCTGGGCAGGTGCTTCCGAACCACCCACCAACAGGCGCCAGCGCCGGTTGGTGATCTTTCGAGCGGCCTCGATGGAAGCGCGAAAGATTGGTGCGCCAACGGATCCACCACCTGCACTGACAAGGATCTCCCCATCGCCCAAGCGATCACGATGTGGACCCGCTGCTAGAGGCGCCACGTAACCTGTGTAGATTAGCTTGTTGGCCAATGCTTCAGAAACAGGCCAGCTTGTCTCTAGCGGGGTGGTGCTAGGGTCCGAATGAACCAGAACCGCATCGTAGAATTCTGCGAGGATGGCTTCGGTCTTTTCGACCTTTCGGGCGTTTGACGGCGGAGCCAGAATGTCCCTGATCGAGCAGTAGGTTTGCGGCGGATTGGGCATCGCGCGCGCTGCTTCCAGCAAAGCCAGAAACTCGTGCTGCAATACCCGACGTCCGAACGGAAAAAGTTCCGTGATCAGCGCATCAGGTTGCACCTCGCGCAGGATATCGACCATCGAATTGGACCGCGCTGCCAAATACGTGTCATCCGCAACCTCACCATCGTCGGTCAGCAGCCGGGTGAAGTTTGTTCCATCCGACCGGAGCGGAGGAAGCGTGCGCAGATCAATCCCGTTGCTGTCCAGCTGCGGCACGGCAAAGCCGCCCGAGATCAATACAACCTCATGACCCTCGAGGGCAAATGCACGACCCAAAGTCAGGGCGCGGCTCAGATGGCCGCTACCCAGCAGATGGGTGACAGCGATCAAGACCTTCATGCGTGGCTCTCTCGGATCAGACGAACAGGCTCGGCCTCAGGCGCAAAGGTATCCAGGTCGACAACAAACAACCGGTTGCGCTTGATCTTGAACGGGGCCTCGCCGTCAAAATCCCAGCCGTGCGCCTTGGCCAGGATCACCCGCATGATCCCGATGTGACACACGGCGATGGTGTCCGTGTGGCGGGACTGAACCCAAGGTTCCACCCGATCCCACAATTCGCGCGGGCTTTCACCGCCGGGCGCACGATAGTCCCATCCCCAATCCTCGATATGGCGAAACCCGCTGCCCTCTTGTGCCAGCAGATCGACACCACGCTTGCCTTCCCAATCGCCCCAATTCATTTCGGTCAGTTCGGGCGCCGTTAGCGGTACGCGATTGGCCACGATTGCGGCAGTTTCACGAGCGCGGTGCAAGGGGCTCGACCACAGTTCGGCCCGGATCCACTCGGGCGGCAGGCTGAATTGCGACAGATCACGGCGCGCTTCATCATCCAGGGGAATGTCGCTGCGCCCCTGAATTTGGCCGGCACGGTTCCAAGAGGTATGGCCATGGCGAAGAAGAGCAAGACGGGTCATCGGGAACCTTTCAAATGCGGGGCAACGGCAGACCAGAACCGCGCGGTTGCGGCAGGCCTGAGGTGGGTGTTTGCGATCATCTCGCGGGCGTTGGCACCCCATGTTGCGCGATGGCCGGGATCGTGCAAGAGCGACATGACCAGAGACGCCAGCGCCTTTGTCCCGACTTCGGTTGCAGGGTACCCATCGCCCAACAGCACATCCCGTACGCCCGGGCGGTCCTGTGCCACCACAGGCAGGCCATGCGCTTGCGCCTCCAGGTAAACCATCCCGAAGGCCTCATTCACGCCTGGCCACAGGAACAGGGACGCCGCGCGATAGGTTTTGTCCAGCGCAGCGCGATCCAACTGCCCCAGAAACCGCACGCGCGATCCATAGGGGGCCATCAAGGCTTCGACCTGTGCTCGGGCGGGGCCGTCGCCTGCGATGTCCAGCTGCCAATCGCCTGTCAGATGTGCAAGCGTTTCGGCGATGATCTCATACGAACGCAGTTTGTCGCCTTCGCGCATCATGCCGGTTGCCAGCATTGGACCCGACAGGGTACTGGCCTCGGGCAGACGAACAGCGGGCAGAAACGGCGGGAAATGCACGAGGGTTTGCGTGCCTGCGCGCTCGCGTTCAAGGGTGATCAGGTCGTTGGCCGTCAAGTAGAATATCACCCGAGCCGCGTCGCAGGCATCATGGGCGGCTTGCGCAAACCCAGACCAGGGGCCGGTCAATCGGCTGTAGGCCCGGGTGCTTTCGATCTGGACGTATGGGATATCCAACGCCGCACAGACGCGGGGCCCGATCAGATCGGGGGCCTTGTAATAGTTGTGGTAGGTGACCCACAGTTCGGTGTCTCGGGGCAGGTCGCGGATCAGGCGGTCAACTTCGGCCTCCGCTTGCTGGCGCAAATCGGCCTGTCGCGCTTCGTCACCGGCCTTGTCATAGATCTTGAGCTCTGAGACCAAATCGACGTCTACGCCGTCGCGTTGACCAATCGCCTGCATCAGGTTGCGCGCCATTTCGCGGTCCCCAGAAGGCACCACGCTGTGGGGCGACTTCATGGGGGCGTAGAATGCGACGCAAGTCATGAGATCATCCGCCCCGCGTCAACTGCGTCAATTGCGTCAACCGGGCGGACAAGCGTGCGATCCCGGGGGCCATCCCGAACTCTCCAACCAGCCGGTCATACGCAGCCGCTGCGTAGGCCTGAGTGCGTGCAGGCTCGGCCGACAATTCACAAATGGCAGAGGCCAATCTGGCCGGATCATCTTCGACCAGCAGGCCATGTGTGCCACTTTCGATGAATTCGGGGATTGCCGACACGGGCGTCGACAGGATCGGCAACATTTGCGAAGCCGCCTCCATCAGCACATTTGGCAAGCCATCGCGATCGCCGTCTTCGGCAATGCGGCTCGGTAGCACGAACAGATCAGCCGCACGCATCGCCTCGATCACCTCGGGTTGGTCACACGCACCGCGCCATGTGATGCGGTTTGCAACACCGGCGTCTTCGGCTTGCGCTGAAAGGGTATCTTTCAAACTGCCACCACCGATGTGGGTCCAATGCCAATCCAGATCTGCAGGCAACCCAGCAAAGGCCGCAATCAGGCGGTCAAAACCCTTCTTTTCGACCAGACGACCAACCGACATCATGTGAAACGGACTGGCCGAGTCGCGCAGCGCGCGCTTTGGGGGGGCGGGAAAACGGGTCAGGTCGAGGCCATGATAGACAAGGTCAACCCGTGCTGCGTCATCGGCCATCTCGCGCAGGTGCTCGGCACCAAAGGCAGTGCACGTCGCGCCAAAGACTGCACCATGCGTGTCTGCACTCAGCTTTTCGCGTTTTTCCCATTCGTCCGACGTCCAGATATCTTTGGCATGGGCCGAAAAGCTCCACGGCAGGCCGCGCATGATCGCCGCGTAGCGCGCGACAGAGGACGGTGTGTGCATGAAGTGCGCATAAAGCCCCTTTGTGCCTTCAGGCAGTTCGGTGGCCAGGACGCAGGCCTGTCCAAAACGCCGGATGCGGTTGTGGGTCAGGTCGCGTGCAAGATCGGCACGCCAGACGCGATAGGCCTCGGCATAGCCCGGTAGGGCCTTTGCCGCCGCGCGGGCGCGCCAGACCCGTTCCGGATCTTCATACAGGTATTCTGGCAAGTACCGCACCCGCGCCTTGATGCGGTCGTGCAGCGGGTGGCGCTTTTTGTCAGTGGGATAGCGCAGCGACCAGATGTCAAAGTCGTGGCCGCTGTCTTCGAGTGCAGCCAGTTCCTGTGCGATGAATGTCTCGGACAGGCGCGGCCAGCCTTTGACCACGATCGCCAGTGGCGGATTTTGGGACGTCATTGAGCGGCTTGTTCCGTCTTGTTGGTCAGCAGTGCGTTCACTCGATGAGTGACATAATCCAGCCCGTCGAGCAGCCCAGATGAGATGGCTTGCGAAGGTTTAGGCTGTGTCGACAGGCCGCGAATGGCCTGGATCATCGCATCAGGCGTCAACCCGTCGCGGGTTTCATCAAGCATGCGTACCAAACCTAGGTCTTCGGCGCGGGAGGCGCGCAACCACTGTTCCAGTCGCGGCGTGGTGCGCGGCACGATGACAGCGGGTTTGTCAAAAGACAGCACTTCGCAAAAGGTGTTGTACCCGCCCATGCAGATCACACCCTGAGCCCCTTTGAACAGAGTTTCGATTTGCGATTCAAAGCCCACTGCCGTGACACGTCCATCAAGGGCTTCGACCCGGGTTTCAAATTCGTCACGCAGCTCGCCCGATAGAAACGGGCCATATACCAGAACTGCACGCGGCGTGAGGGTGGGGTCTTTTTCATAGGCGGTTAGCACAAGGTTAACCATGGCCTTGCCGTCGCCACCCCCGCCAGGGGTGATCAGTACATAAGGCTGCTCAGGCGGCTTGCCGTCGGCACTTGCTTCGCGACGCAAATAGCCGGTCCAATGCATACGGGCCTGCACTTCCGCAGACAGTGGCAATCCGGCTGTGGGGTCATAGACCGACCGCAAGCCATACACCCAGATTTCGTGATAAAATCTTTCGGTTGCAGTCACTGCATCCTTGCGGTCCCATTCAGCCGCCAAAACCTCGGGTTCGTCCAAAACATCGCGCAGACCAAGAACCAGCTTGGTCTTTCCTTCGTTTTGCAGCGTTTCAAGGGTCGGGAGCAATTCGCCACGAAACCCGGTGGGCTCTTTGTCGACGATCAGTACGTCGGGTTCGTATTGTCTGGCCGTGGTGCAGATCAATCCGGACCGCAGGTCGGTGACCTCTTCAATACCCATGCCAATCGTTTGCGAGGCATACGAACCATCGCTGCGTTTGGTGACACCAGGCAACCTTACGTGATCTACCCGTCTTGGGAACGTGAAGCGGCCCGCAACCGGAGAGCCCGTCAGAATCAGAGCCGAAGCCTCTGGATCAGCGGCTGTAATTGCCGCGGCCAATGCGCGTGATCGGCGCAGGTGACCCAGCCCGAAGGTGTCATGGCTGTACAGCATGATACGAGGCGCACGGCGCGCGCCCCTGTGTACCGTCTTGGTTGCGTCTCCACCCATATTCACGTCTTCGACCTCGGTTTTGCGCCGGACAAAGTGTTTGTTTTGAAGGCACCGTAACCAATTGTACGGTGAAATCCAAAGCCTCCAGTATCGGCAGGCGACAATTGGTCAATAGCCAATTGCGCGGGTGCCACATCATCTGCTTCGTCGGCTGGTTGAACGTGCGCCTTGATGCAGGTCAAGCCATGTACGCTCGCGCAGATTTCCGCAACTTTGTCGCATAAAGACAACCGAGAAAAGCCAGATACAGGTGGCGCCCAATTGATCCAGTTGTCCAAGGCGCGTACCGTCATGCCCAAGTCCCGTTGGCAGCCGATCCATGTCGGCAATTTTTCTGCGTGCAGACGTGGCTTGCTTCCAAAACCTGTCCAATCCTTCGTTCTGTCCTAGTATTTGACCTGATCAGGATTGGAAACAGGATTTTGCCAAAGGAAAGGGCAGTTGCATCGGTTCAAGGAGTGTTTCTGTCCATGTCATTATCGTGTCACCAAGTCATTTGAATAACATGCACCCGTCAGATAGGTTCCCTGCCAGGTTCAGTTAACCAAAGAAAGACCTCCATGCTGACCATTGTCCTTCGCATTCTCGCAATGCTGGCGCTGACCATTGCGGTGTCCACGACGGCCGCGCAGGCGCAACTGTCACTCTACTCTGGCGCGTCCGGTTCCAGCAGCAGTGAAACTGCGGCGGACAGCGAACTGGCAAATGCAATCCGCGAGGCGACCGAGGCGGGCGCCAGCGTGATCGTCATCGACAGTTCGGGTAACCTTGCCACGACAGGTCAAACATCGGGATCAAGCGGTGAACCTGACAAGGCCGACCCGATGGGAGAGGCCTCGCAATTGATGCAGGCGCAATCGCAGTGGGCCGAGTTCCGAAAAGCCTTGGAATCAAGGTTGGCAGCTTTGCCGTATTCGATTTTCGAGGTCCAATATATCTTGCGCCAAACCAGCCCGGATGGTCAGATCAGCACCTATTTGTGGGTGCTGGCCATTAACATTGGCCTTCTTCTGATTGGTCGATGGCTTTCAGTCGAAATCTACGGCAAGCGTGTCGCGCGCAAATACGTGGTGTCTCGGATCAAGGAAAACCCGGTTGGTTATCGGGACAAGATGCCGTTCTTGGTATTCCGTTTTGTCATGGGCATCGGCGGCACATTGTTTGCCATGCTCTTTGCCACAATCATCGGGTTGCTGATTTTTGGCGAATCCGAGGACATCTCGATCCAATTCACCGTCACGGCGATCTTTACGGCCTATTTCCTGTCGCGCACGGTGTCCGATCTGTGGCGGATGGTCTTGTCGCCATTTCTGAGCCAGTACCGCATTCCGCCGTTTTCGGACAGAGATGCAAAACGGCTCTACATCTGGGCGTCGGTGTTGGCGACCTATGACATTTCGACGGTTCTTTTTGCCACGTGGGTGGCGGACTTTGGCTTGAACTACAACGTCTATGCCATGGTCTATGGCGTGCTGACGGCTGCTGGGGCGGCGTTCAACGTGCTTATGATCCTGTTCAATGCGCGTGCGATTACCGAAGCTATCCGCGCAGGTCGCAGCAAAGAGCAGGTCTCGTGGATCCTCTGGGCGATCTCAATCGCCTGGGCTCCGGTCCTGATCCTTTACATTGCCTTCAGCTGGTTCGAACTGGCGCTGGATCTGGTTCTTGAGAACCCTGTGCCGATCCCGCTGATTGCTGGAACCTATGGCATCTTCATGTCCGTGGTCGTGGCCTATGGCGCGATGAACTACTTGCTTGAGCGTTACTTTGATCGTTCGCGCAAGGTGCAGGAGATCAACGCTGAGCTGGCCGAGGCTGAAGCGAGCGAAGAGCCCCAAGTTGCGCCGCCGATAGAATTGGCGCATTCGATTTCGACCTATGAGGATCTGGCACGCCGGGTTGCAGGAATTCTGGCCTTTGTCGTTGGGGCCTATGCACTTCTGGTGATCTGGAACCCGGATGCAGATTGGACTCAGGATCTGCCGATGGAACGGTTCCTGGACGTGATGATGATCCTGTTCATCGGCTACGTCGTCTTCCACTTTTTCCGTATCTGGATCGACAGCAAGATCGCCGAAGAGGGCGGAGACATGGAAGAAGGCGAACTGGGCGACGAGGGCGGCGGTTCATCCGCCAGCCGCTTGGCGACCCTGTTGCCCCTGTTCCGGGGCGCGATCCTGGCCGTTGTTGTCGTGTCGATCGTTCTGATTGTGCTGCTGGAAATCGGCATCAACGTGAGCCCGCTGTTTGCGGGTGCCGGTGTTGTTGGTCTGGCGGTGGGTTTCGGCTCGCAAACGTTGGTGCGGGACATCTTCTCGGGCGCGTTTTTCTTGCTGGACGACGCGTTCCGCAAGGGGGAATACATCGACATTGGCGATGTGAAGGGCACGGTCGAAAAGATCTCGGTCCGGTCATTCCAGTTGCGCCACCATCTGGGTGCGCTCAACACCATTCCCTTTGGCGAGATCAAGGTTCTCACGAACTACTCGCGTGACTGGGTGATCATGAAGCTGCCCCTGCGGGTGACCTATGACACAGACGTGGAAAAGGTGCGCAAACTGATCAAGAACCTCGGGAAAGAACTGCTGACCGATCCGGTGATTGGCGACAACTTCATCCAGCCGCTCAAATCGCAGGGCGTGATCGAAATGCAGGATTCCGCGATGATCATCCGGGTCAAGTTCATGACCAAACCGGGCGATCAGTGGCTGGTGCGCAAGCGTGTGTATCAAGACATTCGCGAACTGTTCGCCCGCGAAGGCGTCAAGTTTGCGCACCGCGAGGTCACGGTGCGTCTGGCGGACGAGAAAGAAGCGGGCGATCTGACCCCCAAACAGCGCGAGGCCGTGACAGGCGCCGTTCAAGCGGCCATCGACGAGGATTACCTTGACGATATCGGCCCGGGTGGCGGCGATCGGGATTAAAGCTCGGGGGCGCTCCCGCCCCCTCGGCGCCTTTCTGACGAAAGACACCTCGGGGTTGGGCCCGGCGCCTCGCCTCCGGCTCGGCGCGGTTGCGTTGCCTGGCGGATGGAGCGCACCATCCGCGCCGGGGTAAGCCGTCCTCGTTCGCTTGTCAGAAACAACCCGAGAGAGATGCGCAGCGACGGGGGCAGAGCCCTCATCCCCGCCTATTGCTGATAGGGATCGAGGCTGTCGCGCAGACCATCACCCAGGAAGTTGAACGCCAGCACCACGATGATGATCGGGATCATCGGGATAGCGGTCCATGGATAGATCTCGATTGAGGCCAGGTTTTGCGCATCGTTCAGCATCACGCCCCAGCTGACCGCCGGTGCCCGCAAGCCCAAACCCAGGAAGCTGAGTGCCGTTTCACCCAGGATCATCGCCGGAATCGACAGCGTGGCGCTGGCGATCAGGTGGCTCATGAAGTTGGGCAGCAGGTGCTTGCGGATCACCCGACCCGAGCTTGCACCCATCATTTCCGCTGCGCGTACGTATTCCTCTTCACGCAACGACAGGAACTTAGCGCGGACCGCACGGGCGAGGCCCGGCCAGTCCAGGATGCCGAGGATGATCGAGATGATGAAGAAGACGGCCACCGGCCCCCAGTTCGACGGCACGGCCGCCGACAAAGCCAGCCAAAGCGGCAGTTCGGGCAGGGATCGCAGGATCTCGATCACGCGATTGATGACCCAGTCGATGCGACCGCCAAAGTAGCCCGCAATCGAGCCAAGCAGGATGCCCAGAAAGAAGGACACAGATATGCCGATCAGGCCAACGGTGAGCGAGAGTTGCGCGCCATAAAGGATGCGGCTGAACACATCGCGTCCCAAACGGTCGGATCCCCACAGGAACAATGTGGCCCCGTCAGGGGCGCAGAACAGATGCGTGTCGCTGGGGATGAAACCGGCCAAGCTGTACTCGGCGCCTTCGCAAAAGAACTCGAGCGGTACCGGCGTCGTGGTGTCTGGCTTGAACACCCACTGGAACGTTTCCAGGTCTGCCTCTGCCGTGATGGGGTAGACAAAGGGACCCAGGAATTCGCCCTCGTGCACCCAATGCACGGCCTGTGGCGGAGCATAAAGGTGATCCGAGTTCCGCTCATTCGCTCCATAGGGCGCGATGAAACCGGCAAAGGGCAGCATCAAATAGCAAAACAGCAGAAAGATGCCCGAGATCAAGCCCAGCTTGTGGGTCTTGAACTTGCGCCAGATAAGCACCCAATTGGGCGCGTCCAGATCGCGGCGTTCCAGCTGTTGGATCGAAACCTGCGGGTCGTATGGCGCGTCGTCGACGTAGCGCCCGTCTGGAAGTTTGGTCATGACTCGCGCCCCTCGTACCTGATGCGCGGGTCAAGCATGACCAGCAGGATGTCTGATATCATGGTGCCTATGAGCGTAAGCAAGGCCACAAACATCAGGATGAATGCTGAAAGGAATTGATCCTGTGTCTTGAGCGCAGTCAGCAGGGCCGGACCAATGGTTTGCAGACCCATCACAACCGAGACCAGAACCGAACCCGAAACCATCGAGGGCAGCAGGTTTCCGATGTCGGCCACAAAGGGGTTGAAGGCCACGCGCAGCGGGTACTTTGTCAGCATCCGGCTGGGGGCCATGCCTTTGGCAATCGCCGTTTCCACGTAGGGTTTTCCCAACTCGTCGAGCATATTGGCACGCAGGCGTTGCATCATGGCCGATGCACCAGCTGTGCCGATCACGATGGTGGGCACGATCAGGTGAACCATGATCGACTTGATTTTCTCCCAATTCAGCGGCTGCCCTTCGAACGAGGGATCCATCAAGCCACCGATGGGAATGTTCAGGTACTTGCGACCGTAATAATACAGGATCAACGCCAGCAGGAAGTTCGGCGTGGCCAGACCCAGATAGCCGACAAAGGCTGAGGTATAGTCGATCCATGTGCGCGACTTGGCGGCGGCGATCACACCCAGGGGCAGGGCCAAGGCATAGACGAACACGATGGCGGCCATGTTGACCAGAACCGTCAGCCACAGGCTGTCACCGACGATCTCGCGCACGGGACGGTCGAATTCGAACGACCAGCCAAAGTTGCCCTGGATCAGGCCAGAGAAGCCATGCGGGCCGGGCATGAAGCCCATCCAGATCATGTATTGCTCCCACAGAGCGCGGTCCAAAGCGTATTCCTTGCGCAGGAATTCGGCCTTGGCGACGCCCGCGGATTGGCCCGAGGCCTTGAGCTCGGCGATCTGGTTCGACAGGTAATCACCGGGGGGCAGGTTGATGATCACGAACACCAGCACCGACACCACCAGCAGGGTCAGCAGCATGGTGCCAAAGCGATAAATTGCGTAGCGCAGGATGCTCATTCAGCTTGTCCCGTCACTCGGCCATGAAAAATTCATCGGGGCGGTGAACGCCGAAATGTGCACCAGGGTCCCAGGCCCAAAGGCCCTTCTTGGGCACATTGCGCATCCGGTTCGACACGACGATGGGTTGCGGGGCTTCGGCCAGAATGCCAATGCCATAGAGCTGTTCCGAGTGGATATCCAGCATCTCGCTCCAGGCGGCTGCGCGTTGTTCATCTGTATCGGCGCGGTCCCAATTCAAGGCCAACTCCATCAGGCGCTGCGCCTCGGGCATGTCGGGCGCTTCGCCGACGTCACCGTTGGTTTGGTAATGCTGACCCCATTTGGGCCAGGCCAAGAACTCCTGATGGCGGGGCGCGAGATAATCGGGCGAGGTATAGGTCTGCGGGATACCATTGTCCCAGCCAAACCAGACCGAGGCCATGGTGCTGCCGGCATAAACCCGGTTGCGCAGGATATCGCGATCCAGCGGGCGCATGACCAGTTTGACGCCGATCTCGCGCCAGGTATCGGTCACGATCTGCAACGCGTTTTCAACCTCTTGCCGCTCACCTGCGGTCTCAATCACGATCTCCATGGGGCGGCCATCTGGCAGCATTCGGATGCCGTTGCCATCGCGTTTGTTCAATCCGGCCTCATCCAGCAGAGCATTGGCGGTTTCGGGGTCAAACGCAGCCCAGGCATCGCGGCGTTCCTGTTTGAAGAACGGCGAGGCGGGCAGCACGGTCATCGACCCGGGCTTGGCCAGCTTGAAATAGAGCGCCTGATTGATGGTTTTGCGGTCGATGCCAAGTGACAGCGCCCGACGCACGCGCACATCACGCATGATTTCACGCCAGACCGGATCGGCGTAGTTCAGGTTGGGATAGATCGCGATCTGCGAGGCCACGCCGGTTTGCCACAGGTTGGTCTTGTAATTCCCGTCAGCTTCGCCCTTTTTCAGGATCGACGTGTCGCGAAAGTCCAGCCCGCGCCCCTGCAGGTCAACCTCGCCCGCGTTGGATTTGGCGGCGACCAGACCGGGGGCCACGATCTCCATTTCAACGATGTCGATATAGGGCAGTTGCACGCCGTTGCTGTCGATGCGGTGGTAATAGGGGTTGCGGACAAAGTTGTGGCGGATCTTCTTGCCGGCGCTGGCGTTGATCCAAGGTTGCAAGGTGGGCAGTTCGGAATTGTCGAACTTGTACATGTTGTCGCGCTTGTTGTGCAGCGCGGCCCAGCTTTTGACACGGGCCTCTTCGACTTTGACCGCCAGTTGCTCGGGTTCGGCGAAATCGCCGTGGTAGTCCTTCAGGAAATGCGCCGGGCGGTAGATGAACGGCGGGCGCGCCTGAGCGAGCGATTGCAGGAAGTTGGGGTTGGGATGCTCCCATTCATACACAACGGTCAACTCGTCGGGGAACGAGACCTTGGGCAACTCACCCTCGATACGCAGGAAATCAAGCGGGCCGGCGGGGCTGAGCAGCGGGTTGTTGGCGACGTCTTCCCACCAGTATCTGAAATCGTCCGAGGTGAACGGCGCGCCATCCGACCATTTGTGACCCGGTCGCAGGCGCAAGGTGAACTTGCGGTTGTTTTCATTCTCAAAGGACGCCAGCAGGTCTGGCACCAGCTCGTAATTTTCGTTGTAGCCGACCAGACGGGCATAGCCGTACACGACCATCTGCCGAATATCTTTGGACCGGGTCACCATGGTCGACAGCGTGCCGCCTTGCAGGCCGAACTCGCGGCCTTTGGCCTCGAGATCGACAATGATCGGCTCGTCCGGGATGCGTTCGTTGACCGGGGGCAGGTCGCCGGCTTCAACTTCGGCCTGCCAGAAAGTGCTTTCCTGCAGCGGCGGGATCGGGTTCGCTCCGGCGGGCATCAGGCTGGCGATCACCAGCGATGCGGCAAGAAACAGAGAGCGGCGGTTTGGTTCAAACATGACAGCGTACCTTATGGCCGGGTTCCAGCTCTACCAATGAAGGTACCATGGTGTCTGTGAAACGGAAGGCTTCGGCCCATTTTTCAGGAGAGCCGGCGCCTTGGGCGACCAGTTTGAGGTTGATGGGGCGTTCGATATCCGGCTCGGGT is part of the Falsiruegeria litorea R37 genome and encodes:
- a CDS encoding ABC transporter substrate-binding protein; the encoded protein is MFEPNRRSLFLAASLVIASLMPAGANPIPPLQESTFWQAEVEAGDLPPVNERIPDEPIIVDLEAKGREFGLQGGTLSTMVTRSKDIRQMVVYGYARLVGYNENYELVPDLLASFENENNRKFTLRLRPGHKWSDGAPFTSDDFRYWWEDVANNPLLSPAGPLDFLRIEGELPKVSFPDELTVVYEWEHPNPNFLQSLAQARPPFIYRPAHFLKDYHGDFAEPEQLAVKVEEARVKSWAALHNKRDNMYKFDNSELPTLQPWINASAGKKIRHNFVRNPYYHRIDSNGVQLPYIDIVEMEIVAPGLVAAKSNAGEVDLQGRGLDFRDTSILKKGEADGNYKTNLWQTGVASQIAIYPNLNYADPVWREIMRDVRVRRALSLGIDRKTINQALYFKLAKPGSMTVLPASPFFKQERRDAWAAFDPETANALLDEAGLNKRDGNGIRMLPDGRPMEIVIETAGERQEVENALQIVTDTWREIGVKLVMRPLDRDILRNRVYAGSTMASVWFGWDNGIPQTYTSPDYLAPRHQEFLAWPKWGQHYQTNGDVGEAPDMPEAQRLMELALNWDRADTDEQRAAAWSEMLDIHSEQLYGIGILAEAPQPIVVSNRMRNVPKKGLWAWDPGAHFGVHRPDEFFMAE